Proteins encoded by one window of Manihot esculenta cultivar AM560-2 chromosome 10, M.esculenta_v8, whole genome shotgun sequence:
- the LOC110624394 gene encoding purine permease 3 isoform X2, translating into MSKSLLQCIYPPERCHSLLKFGRIFFLLSKKKKGLLGLFLVLWLSLILRWWQLARRSFSLHFSIHHSQGDSGVAEMETDTSNNQESGEVEKMSKSLKKFLLIVNSALLATGCCVGPLVQRLYFLKGGKSVWISCFLETAGWPFIIFPLIASYFFRRRKNSSMTKLFYITPHLFLACAVIGVLTGLDDFLAAYGVSLLPVSTYSLIIATQLGFTAAFAFILVKQKFTPFTINAIFLLTIGAFILVLHASSDRPAHETNKQYFIGFFMTLGASVLYGFVLPLMELTYKKAKQTITYTLVMEMQMVLSFFASAFCAIGMLLHKDFAAIPREAREFELGKATYYLVLICTAVFW; encoded by the exons ATGTCCAAGTCTCTTCTCCAATGTATTTATCCTCCTGAAAGATGCCATTCTCTTTTAAAATTTGGTAggattttctttcttctctcaaaaaagaaaaaagggctTTTGGGTTTGTTCTTAGTCCTCTGGCTTTCATTGATTTTGAGGTGGTGGCAGCTTGCTAGGAGATccttctctcttcatttttCGATTCACCATTCTCAAGGAG ATTCTGGGGTTGCAGAGATGGAGACCGACACTAGTAATAACCAAGAATCAGGTGAAGTGGAGAAGATGAGCAAATCCCTGAAGAAATTTCTGCTCATAGTGAACAGTGCACTATTAGCAACAGGCTGTTGCGTAGGTCCACTGGTCCAGCGTCTCTACTTCTTGAAAGGGGGTAAGAGTGTCTGGATTTCTTGCTTTTTGGAAACAGCTGGTTGGCCGTTCATCATCTTTCCTCTCATTGCTTCATACTTCTTTCGTCGAAGGAAGAATAGTTCCATGACCAAGCTCTTCTATATAACCCCTCATCTCTTTCTAGCCTGCGCTGTTATTGGTGTTCTTACTGGCTTGGATGATTTTCTTGCTGCATACGGTGTTTCTCTTCTACCTGTATCCACTTATTCTCTTATCATTGCTACCCAACTCGGCTTTACTGCTGCATTTGCTTTTATTTTGGTCAAGCAAAAGTTCACACCTTTTACTATTAATGCAATTTTCTTATTGACAATTGGAGCTTTCATCCTTGTCCTCCATGCTAGTTCTGATCGTCCTGCTCATGAAACCAACAAACAATACTTTATTGGATTCTTTATGACACTTGGAGCTTCAGTGCTTTATGGATTTGTGCTGCCATTGATGGAGTTGACATATAAGAAAGCAAAGCAGACCATCACTTACACTCTAGTTATGGAGATGCAGATGGTTTTGTCTTTCTTTGCTTCTGCATTCTGCGCCATTGGGATGCTTCTGCACAAGGATTTTGCG GCAATTCCAAGAGAGGCAAGAGAGTTCGAGCTTGGGAAAGCAACATATTATCTAGTGTTGATTTGTACTGCAGTGTTTTGGTAA
- the LOC110624394 gene encoding purine permease 3 isoform X1 — MSKSLLQCIYPPERCHSLLKFGRIFFLLSKKKKGLLGLFLVLWLSLILRWWQLARRSFSLHFSIHHSQGDSGVAEMETDTSNNQESGEVEKMSKSLKKFLLIVNSALLATGCCVGPLVQRLYFLKGGKSVWISCFLETAGWPFIIFPLIASYFFRRRKNSSMTKLFYITPHLFLACAVIGVLTGLDDFLAAYGVSLLPVSTYSLIIATQLGFTAAFAFILVKQKFTPFTINAIFLLTIGAFILVLHASSDRPAHETNKQYFIGFFMTLGASVLYGFVLPLMELTYKKAKQTITYTLVMEMQMVLSFFASAFCAIGMLLHKDFAVFLLSFSLSLRHIHKHKLTYIFKNKFSFL; from the exons ATGTCCAAGTCTCTTCTCCAATGTATTTATCCTCCTGAAAGATGCCATTCTCTTTTAAAATTTGGTAggattttctttcttctctcaaaaaagaaaaaagggctTTTGGGTTTGTTCTTAGTCCTCTGGCTTTCATTGATTTTGAGGTGGTGGCAGCTTGCTAGGAGATccttctctcttcatttttCGATTCACCATTCTCAAGGAG ATTCTGGGGTTGCAGAGATGGAGACCGACACTAGTAATAACCAAGAATCAGGTGAAGTGGAGAAGATGAGCAAATCCCTGAAGAAATTTCTGCTCATAGTGAACAGTGCACTATTAGCAACAGGCTGTTGCGTAGGTCCACTGGTCCAGCGTCTCTACTTCTTGAAAGGGGGTAAGAGTGTCTGGATTTCTTGCTTTTTGGAAACAGCTGGTTGGCCGTTCATCATCTTTCCTCTCATTGCTTCATACTTCTTTCGTCGAAGGAAGAATAGTTCCATGACCAAGCTCTTCTATATAACCCCTCATCTCTTTCTAGCCTGCGCTGTTATTGGTGTTCTTACTGGCTTGGATGATTTTCTTGCTGCATACGGTGTTTCTCTTCTACCTGTATCCACTTATTCTCTTATCATTGCTACCCAACTCGGCTTTACTGCTGCATTTGCTTTTATTTTGGTCAAGCAAAAGTTCACACCTTTTACTATTAATGCAATTTTCTTATTGACAATTGGAGCTTTCATCCTTGTCCTCCATGCTAGTTCTGATCGTCCTGCTCATGAAACCAACAAACAATACTTTATTGGATTCTTTATGACACTTGGAGCTTCAGTGCTTTATGGATTTGTGCTGCCATTGATGGAGTTGACATATAAGAAAGCAAAGCAGACCATCACTTACACTCTAGTTATGGAGATGCAGATGGTTTTGTCTTTCTTTGCTTCTGCATTCTGCGCCATTGGGATGCTTCTGCACAAGGATTTTGCGGTTTTtctcctctctttctctctctctcttaggCATATACACAAACATAAGCTTACATATATATTCAAGAACAAGTTCTCATTCCTCTAA